One genomic region from Haloterrigena gelatinilytica encodes:
- a CDS encoding acyl-CoA dehydrogenase family protein, with the protein MERTDERAAIRDVVREFATEEIRPVAADADESQSFPEEIWDGLAELDLTALTVPEEYGGYDADPITAAIVNEEVAYGALAVATALSVHSLATSCIAEFGNDEQRERWLPEMAEGRPVGAFALSEPHAGSNPAEMSTEARRDSAEETSADPREAEASRDGDEYVINGEKQWITNGQRAGVYILFAKTDRDDPDSVTQFLVPGDVDGLTVGEKEDKLGLRASDTTSLTFDDVRIPAENRLTEEGRGLSAAFHILTGGRIAIAAQSVGLAQAALDEALAYSQEREQFGDPIAEIQSIRHKLAEMATRTKAARLLTRHAARTRHETDGTGALEASMAKYFASETAMFVTNEAVQIHGGYGYVTEGEVERLYRDAKITEIYEGTTEIQKTVIARELLE; encoded by the coding sequence ATGGAACGGACCGACGAGCGAGCGGCGATCAGGGACGTCGTCCGCGAGTTCGCCACCGAGGAGATCCGACCCGTCGCGGCGGACGCCGACGAGAGCCAGTCGTTCCCCGAGGAGATCTGGGACGGCCTCGCCGAACTGGATCTGACGGCGTTGACCGTCCCCGAGGAGTACGGCGGCTACGACGCCGATCCGATCACCGCCGCCATCGTCAACGAGGAGGTCGCCTACGGCGCCCTGGCGGTGGCGACGGCGCTGTCGGTCCACTCGCTGGCGACCTCATGTATCGCGGAGTTCGGCAACGACGAACAACGGGAGCGCTGGCTACCCGAGATGGCCGAGGGACGCCCGGTCGGCGCGTTCGCGCTCTCGGAACCCCACGCGGGGTCGAACCCGGCCGAGATGTCGACCGAGGCCAGACGAGACTCCGCCGAGGAAACCTCGGCCGATCCTCGGGAAGCCGAAGCGTCTCGAGACGGCGACGAGTACGTCATTAACGGCGAGAAACAGTGGATTACGAACGGGCAACGCGCCGGCGTCTACATCCTCTTCGCGAAGACCGACCGCGACGACCCCGACTCGGTCACGCAGTTTCTGGTCCCCGGCGACGTCGACGGCCTCACCGTCGGCGAGAAGGAGGACAAACTCGGCCTCCGCGCGAGCGACACCACGAGTCTGACCTTCGACGACGTCCGGATCCCGGCGGAAAACCGGCTCACCGAGGAGGGTCGGGGCCTCTCCGCCGCCTTCCACATCCTCACCGGCGGGCGAATCGCCATCGCCGCCCAATCGGTCGGCCTCGCGCAGGCGGCCCTCGACGAGGCGCTGGCCTACAGCCAGGAGCGCGAGCAGTTCGGCGACCCGATCGCGGAGATCCAGTCGATCCGACACAAACTCGCCGAGATGGCCACCCGAACGAAGGCCGCGCGCCTGCTGACCCGCCACGCCGCACGGACGCGCCACGAAACCGACGGCACGGGCGCGCTCGAGGCCAGCATGGCCAAGTACTTCGCGAGCGAGACGGCGATGTTCGTCACGAACGAGGCCGTCCAGATCCACGGCGGCTACGGCTACGTCACCGAAGGCGAGGTCGAGCGCCTCTACCGCGACGCCAAGATCACCGAGATCTACGAGGGGACCACGGAGATCCAGAAGACCGTGATCGCTCGAGAGCTACTCGAGTGA